Proteins encoded together in one Planctomycetia bacterium window:
- a CDS encoding MFS transporter, which produces MSSKASLFVIFLTVFIDLLGFGMVLPLLPIYAKQFTTDDSGITIGLLMSSFSAMQFLFAPLWGRLSDRIGRRPVLMVGLAGSVVFYWLFGFATVEKSLLLMFVARIGAGIAGATISTAQAYIADCTTLDKRAKGMALIGAAFGLGFTFGPLFGALAVPTGSGDPGPGPGYAAAGLSLFALLLAAFKLPESLSAENRGANIIAAGRHDRRSWFDVTAFRNAMASRPIALLLAASFLCVFSFANFESTLSLIIKDERGPFQFTFRDVCLTFAFIGLVLTLVQGGVVRRLSGRVPESKMTIIGAGLEVVGFGLLIASTYNYSLWLLLTALAITVSGFGFMTPSINSLLSRWSDPAKQGGILGLGQSVTALSRILGPAIGIPLSRQNVTYPLWTAVVLMGVGGVLVLMAAKTGKDYPAAPK; this is translated from the coding sequence ATGTCTTCCAAAGCTTCGCTATTCGTCATCTTCCTTACGGTTTTCATCGACTTGCTCGGCTTCGGCATGGTGTTGCCGCTGCTGCCGATCTACGCCAAGCAATTCACGACCGACGACTCGGGCATTACGATCGGCCTGCTGATGTCGAGCTTCTCGGCGATGCAGTTCCTCTTCGCTCCGCTCTGGGGCCGACTCTCCGATCGCATCGGCCGACGCCCCGTCCTCATGGTCGGGCTCGCCGGCTCCGTGGTCTTCTATTGGCTGTTCGGCTTCGCAACGGTCGAGAAAAGCCTGCTGTTGATGTTCGTCGCACGGATCGGAGCAGGCATCGCGGGAGCAACCATCTCGACCGCGCAAGCCTATATCGCCGATTGCACCACGCTCGATAAACGGGCCAAGGGCATGGCCCTCATCGGCGCCGCGTTCGGCCTCGGCTTCACGTTCGGGCCGCTGTTCGGGGCGCTGGCGGTTCCCACCGGCAGCGGCGACCCTGGGCCAGGGCCGGGCTACGCGGCGGCGGGGCTCTCGTTGTTCGCTTTGCTGTTGGCCGCGTTCAAGCTGCCCGAATCGCTGAGCGCCGAAAACCGCGGCGCCAACATCATCGCAGCCGGTCGACACGATCGCCGGTCGTGGTTCGACGTGACTGCATTTCGCAACGCGATGGCCTCGCGACCGATCGCACTGTTGCTCGCGGCTTCGTTTCTGTGCGTCTTTTCGTTCGCGAATTTCGAATCGACTCTTTCGCTCATCATTAAAGACGAGCGAGGTCCGTTTCAGTTCACGTTCCGCGATGTCTGCCTGACGTTCGCCTTCATCGGCTTGGTGCTCACGCTCGTTCAAGGAGGAGTCGTGCGGCGGCTGTCGGGCCGCGTTCCCGAGTCGAAGATGACCATCATCGGGGCAGGGCTCGAAGTCGTCGGCTTCGGGCTACTCATCGCTTCGACCTATAACTACTCGCTTTGGCTCCTGCTGACGGCGCTTGCGATCACGGTATCGGGCTTCGGCTTCATGACACCGAGCATCAACTCTCTACTCAGCCGCTGGAGCGATCCGGCGAAGCAGGGGGGAATCCTAGGGCTCGGGCAATCGGTAACCGCCTTGAGCCGAATCTTGGGCCCGGCGATCGGCATTCCTCTGTCTCGACAGAATGTGACCTACCCGCTTTGGACGGCCGTGGTGCTGATGGGAGTCGGCGGGGTTTTGGTGCTCATGGCGGCCAAGACCGGCAAAGACTACCCGGCCGCCCCAAAGTAA